The following proteins are co-located in the Flectobacillus major DSM 103 genome:
- a CDS encoding ABC transporter permease — translation MFRNYFKIAFRNLVRNKVYSFINIGGLAVGMAVAILIGLWVYDELSFNKYHKNYDKIAQVMQHQTFNGEVGTQTSNPYLLGAEIREKYGSDFKFVLMSSGRMKHILKSGDKKLSIRGEYIEADAPTMLSLKMLKGTNNGLQDPSSILINESTAKAFFGDENPLFKSFKVDNKFNLKVTGVYEDIPHNSDFHDLAFIAPWELYIKNENWDEKFSNPWRSNAFQTYAQLADNADVDKVSAKIKNVKLNKVDKAGAAFKPEVFLHPMSKWHLYSAFKNGVNTGGQIEFVWLFGIIGIAVLLLACINFMNLSTARSEKRAKEVGVRKAIGSIRGQLITQFFCESFLVVIIAFLLSLVLVELCLPAFNETANKNTSIPFTNPLFWFLGLGFSLITGFVAGSYPALYLSSFQPVKVLKGTFKIGYFATMPRKVLVVLQFTVSITLIIGTIIVFNQIQFAKNRPIGYNRNGLLAMFVNNQDLIQHYNAIRNDLIKTGAVSEMSESSSPTTGVWAINNGYDWKGKDPNVQGNFGTVAVTHDFGKTVGWQFKEGRDFSRAFSTDSTGVILNEAAVKFMGMKQVIGETMKVDGKPYKIIGVVKDMVMNSPYQPALRTVFILDYKWINIINIKINPKVNTSEALSKIESVFKKYAPDSPFDYWFADDDYNLKFLNEVRIGKLTSFFAVLAIFISCLGLFGLASFVAEQRTKEIGIRKVLGATVLNLWTLLSKEFVLLVLISLLMAVPIAYYYMNNWLQSYDYRTEISWWTFALSGLGALIITLLTVSFQAIKAALANPVKSLRTE, via the coding sequence ATGTTTAGAAATTATTTTAAAATAGCCTTTCGTAATCTTGTCAGAAACAAGGTTTACTCTTTTATCAATATTGGTGGATTAGCTGTAGGAATGGCAGTGGCAATACTTATTGGGCTATGGGTTTATGATGAATTATCTTTCAATAAATATCACAAAAACTACGATAAGATTGCACAGGTAATGCAACACCAAACCTTTAATGGTGAAGTAGGTACTCAGACATCTAATCCTTATTTGCTCGGAGCTGAAATTCGTGAAAAGTATGGAAGTGATTTTAAATTTGTACTAATGTCTTCAGGAAGAATGAAGCACATTTTGAAATCTGGCGATAAAAAACTTTCTATCAGAGGCGAATATATTGAAGCTGACGCTCCAACAATGCTAAGCTTAAAAATGCTAAAAGGAACAAATAATGGCTTACAAGACCCATCCTCTATTTTAATTAATGAATCAACAGCAAAAGCATTTTTTGGTGATGAAAATCCCTTATTCAAATCTTTTAAAGTTGATAATAAATTTAATCTAAAGGTAACGGGCGTTTATGAAGACATACCACATAATTCTGATTTCCATGATTTAGCATTTATTGCTCCTTGGGAGCTTTACATCAAAAATGAAAATTGGGATGAAAAATTCTCTAACCCTTGGCGAAGTAATGCCTTTCAAACTTACGCACAATTGGCTGATAATGCCGATGTCGATAAGGTTTCAGCAAAAATAAAAAATGTAAAGCTTAATAAAGTAGATAAAGCTGGTGCTGCATTTAAACCCGAAGTATTTCTGCATCCTATGAGTAAATGGCATCTGTATTCAGCATTTAAAAATGGTGTCAATACAGGCGGACAAATTGAATTTGTTTGGTTATTTGGCATCATTGGCATTGCTGTATTGCTTTTGGCCTGTATCAATTTTATGAACCTAAGTACGGCTCGTTCAGAAAAACGGGCGAAAGAAGTAGGCGTAAGGAAAGCCATTGGTTCAATCCGTGGACAATTAATAACTCAATTCTTTTGTGAATCCTTTTTGGTGGTAATAATAGCTTTTTTGCTATCCTTAGTTCTAGTAGAACTTTGCTTACCTGCATTTAATGAAACTGCCAATAAAAATACATCCATCCCATTTACAAATCCACTTTTCTGGTTTTTGGGCTTAGGCTTTAGTTTAATCACAGGTTTTGTAGCAGGCAGTTACCCAGCTTTGTATTTGTCTTCTTTCCAACCTGTAAAAGTACTGAAAGGCACTTTCAAAATCGGATATTTTGCTACTATGCCACGCAAAGTATTAGTGGTTTTACAGTTTACCGTTTCTATTACTTTAATCATTGGAACGATTATCGTTTTCAATCAAATTCAATTTGCTAAAAACCGCCCAATAGGCTATAACCGAAATGGATTATTGGCCATGTTTGTCAATAATCAAGACCTAATACAACATTACAATGCTATCAGAAATGATTTGATAAAAACTGGAGCTGTATCAGAAATGTCCGAATCTTCAAGTCCTACCACGGGCGTTTGGGCTATTAATAATGGTTATGATTGGAAGGGCAAAGACCCCAATGTGCAAGGCAATTTTGGAACAGTAGCAGTCACCCACGATTTTGGAAAAACAGTAGGCTGGCAATTTAAAGAGGGAAGAGATTTCTCAAGAGCCTTTTCAACCGATTCAACAGGCGTTATTTTGAATGAAGCAGCCGTCAAATTTATGGGAATGAAACAAGTAATAGGTGAAACTATGAAAGTTGATGGCAAACCTTACAAAATAATTGGCGTGGTAAAAGATATGGTCATGAATTCTCCATACCAACCCGCTTTACGAACTGTTTTTATATTAGACTACAAATGGATAAATATTATCAATATCAAGATAAATCCAAAAGTAAATACTTCCGAAGCATTGAGTAAAATTGAGTCTGTTTTCAAAAAATATGCTCCTGATAGTCCATTCGATTATTGGTTCGCTGATGATGATTATAACCTAAAATTTCTTAACGAAGTACGCATAGGAAAACTCACTTCATTTTTTGCCGTACTTGCTATTTTTATTTCATGCTTAGGGTTGTTTGGCTTGGCATCTTTTGTAGCTGAACAAAGAACCAAAGAAATCGGTATCAGAAAAGTATTAGGAGCTACGGTGCTGAACTTGTGGACTTTACTCTCAAAAGAGTTTGTATTACTCGTACTAATTTCTCTCTTAATGGCTGTACCAATCGCATATTATTATATGAACAATTGGTTACAAAGCTATGACTACAGAACTGAAATTTCTTGGTGGACGTTCGCACTTTCTGGCTTAGGAGCATTAATTATTACTTTACTAACAGTAAGTTTTCAAGCAATAAAAGCGGCTTTGGCAAACCCTGTGAAGAGTTTACGAACAGAGTAA
- a CDS encoding ABC transporter permease, with protein sequence MLRNYFKIAFRNLVRNKVYSFINIGGLAVGMAVAMLIGLWIHDELTYNTYHQSYDKIGLAMQHQTGNGTVFTGQAMPFPIGAELKNKYGNNFKYLAMASWEGEHILSVNEKKLSTPGIYFDVDAPKMLTLKMLKGTNEGLKNPNSILLSASTAKAFFGEGEAVNQTMKIDNKLNVKVTGVYEDISYNSDFKDLKFIAPWELYVTSEPWIQRAKANSQWDNNSFQLYAQIADNVDFETVNKRILRSKFNNLPKEERRFDARIFLQPMADWHLKSNWKNGVNTGGLIEYVWLFGIIGIFVLLLACINFMNLSTARSEKRAKEVGVRKAIGSIREQLIAQFLSESLLVVAFAFIFSIILVEITLPFFNEIADKKMTILWANPLFWFLSLGFSLLTGLIAGSYPALYLSSFQPVKVLKGTFKAGRFSSLPRKVLVVFQFTVSVALIIGTIIVYRQVQFSKNRPMGYDKNGLMMIEMKTPDFYGKFDLLRNELKSSGAIVELAESSSPLTEVWSNTGGFSWEGKDPNLDTDFANIRVTHEFGKTVGWQFKEGRDFSRAFSTDSSGLVINEAAVKFMGIKNPVGKTVTWGFDKDARKFTIIGVIKDMLMQSPYKPVKQSFYFLSSHDVNWINLKLNPNKSTSESISKIEATFKKYIPSAPFDYKFADDEFARKFKTEERIGTLALFFAVLAIFISCLGLFGLASFVAEQRTKEIGIRKVLGATVLNLWSLLSKDFLILVIISLLTATPLAYYFMHEWLQKYEYRTEISWWVFIVAGLGALTITLLTVSFQAIKAALANPVKSLRTE encoded by the coding sequence ATGCTCAGGAATTACTTCAAAATAGCTTTCAGAAATCTTGTCAGAAACAAGGTTTACTCTTTTATCAATATTGGTGGATTGGCTGTAGGAATGGCAGTAGCGATGCTTATCGGGCTATGGATTCATGATGAGCTAACTTATAATACTTATCATCAAAGCTATGATAAAATTGGCTTGGCAATGCAACACCAAACAGGAAACGGGACAGTTTTTACTGGACAGGCAATGCCTTTTCCGATTGGTGCTGAGCTAAAGAATAAATATGGAAACAACTTCAAATACTTAGCAATGGCTTCGTGGGAAGGCGAACATATTTTGTCGGTCAATGAGAAGAAGCTTTCTACACCCGGTATTTATTTTGATGTGGATGCTCCTAAAATGCTTACGCTAAAAATGCTAAAAGGAACAAACGAAGGGTTGAAAAATCCCAACTCGATTTTACTTTCAGCATCCACAGCAAAAGCTTTTTTTGGCGAAGGTGAAGCCGTCAATCAAACAATGAAAATTGATAATAAACTGAACGTGAAAGTAACGGGCGTTTATGAAGACATTTCCTATAATTCGGACTTCAAAGATTTAAAATTTATTGCTCCTTGGGAATTGTATGTGACATCTGAACCGTGGATACAGCGAGCCAAAGCCAACAGTCAGTGGGATAACAATTCCTTTCAACTTTACGCCCAAATTGCTGATAATGTAGATTTTGAAACCGTTAATAAAAGAATACTTCGTTCAAAATTCAATAATTTACCAAAAGAAGAAAGACGATTTGATGCCCGAATTTTCTTGCAACCAATGGCCGATTGGCATTTAAAATCTAATTGGAAAAATGGCGTAAATACAGGAGGATTGATTGAATACGTATGGTTGTTTGGCATTATAGGCATTTTTGTATTGCTATTGGCCTGTATCAATTTCATGAATTTAAGTACTGCTCGCTCTGAAAAACGGGCAAAAGAAGTAGGCGTTCGTAAAGCAATAGGTTCTATCCGTGAACAATTGATTGCACAGTTCCTAAGCGAGTCTTTATTAGTTGTGGCTTTTGCTTTTATATTTTCTATCATTTTGGTAGAAATCACTTTGCCATTTTTTAATGAAATAGCCGACAAAAAAATGACGATTCTGTGGGCTAATCCTTTGTTCTGGTTTCTTTCTTTGGGCTTTAGTTTATTAACAGGCTTAATTGCAGGAAGTTATCCAGCTTTATATTTATCATCATTTCAACCAGTGAAAGTACTAAAAGGTACTTTTAAAGCAGGTAGATTTTCTTCTCTTCCACGCAAAGTATTGGTGGTGTTTCAGTTTACAGTTTCTGTAGCTTTAATTATTGGAACAATTATCGTTTATCGACAAGTACAGTTTTCTAAAAACAGACCGATGGGCTACGATAAAAATGGTTTGATGATGATAGAGATGAAAACACCAGATTTTTATGGAAAATTTGATTTACTCCGTAACGAACTCAAAAGTTCTGGTGCAATCGTAGAATTAGCAGAATCGTCAAGTCCTTTAACAGAAGTATGGTCGAACACAGGCGGTTTTTCTTGGGAAGGCAAAGACCCCAATTTAGATACTGATTTTGCGAACATCAGAGTTACCCACGAATTTGGCAAAACCGTTGGCTGGCAATTTAAAGAAGGTAGAGATTTCTCCAGAGCCTTTTCTACCGATTCGTCAGGCTTAGTTATTAATGAAGCTGCCGTGAAGTTTATGGGTATCAAAAATCCTGTTGGAAAAACTGTTACATGGGGCTTTGATAAAGATGCACGAAAATTTACTATCATTGGTGTCATTAAAGATATGCTGATGCAATCGCCTTACAAACCTGTAAAGCAATCTTTTTACTTCTTGAGTTCGCATGATGTAAATTGGATAAACCTGAAACTAAATCCTAATAAAAGTACGAGCGAGTCTATCTCAAAAATTGAAGCTACCTTCAAAAAGTATATTCCTTCAGCTCCTTTTGATTACAAATTTGCTGATGATGAATTTGCCAGAAAATTCAAAACCGAAGAACGTATTGGTACTCTAGCTTTATTCTTTGCCGTACTTGCCATTTTTATTTCATGCTTAGGCTTGTTTGGCTTGGCATCTTTTGTAGCTGAACAAAGAACCAAAGAAATCGGTATCAGAAAAGTATTAGGAGCTACGGTGCTGAATTTATGGTCTTTGCTTTCTAAAGACTTTTTGATATTGGTTATTATTTCGCTACTCACAGCTACGCCACTTGCCTATTATTTTATGCACGAATGGCTACAAAAATATGAGTATAGAACCGAAATTTCTTGGTGGGTCTTCATTGTAGCAGGTTTGGGAGCATTAACGATTACGTTACTAACGGTGAGTTTTCAAGCCATTAAAGCGGCTTTAGCAAACCCTGTGAAGAGCCTGAGAACAGAGTAA
- a CDS encoding ABC transporter permease produces the protein MFQNYVKIAIRNLLHNKVFSFINIAGLSIGLACCMLIVLYTKDEISYDRFHKNVDQIYRITSTEISPDGKVDKYGITGMMPGPTFKAQLPEIENFVRLQGESYNIKKGNEVLVQDALKVDSSFFSIFTFDFVEGSPKTALKDPQSVVISEEVAEKYFGKVSALGKTLSINYDDTFQPFTVAGVTKKSPQNSSIKIDLLMPFHREKSHDDQWINFYLNTIVKLKPSANPKALEAKFASIYAQEAKGQLIEAKEKWNFQSTIQYGLQPFVDVHLSTEFRAANGLKDDSDPMYSYVLMGLAVFLLVIACINFINLTVARSVKRGKEIGIRKVVGGDRKQLIFQFMGESFVLSLVAFLLAIFLVELSLPIFNTLANKALSMKYLFDFQLIASYFLLFLFTGFLAGIYPSLVLSSFSPVDTLYGRFKFSKGSFLQKSLVVFQFSLAAFMMMATLVLYTQFDFMVKQDLGYDDKNMVDVSTGRMTLSETHTFKQELLQNPSIEKVAPRQSGSWRTIAKVNGKQEILFAIDVVDEDYLPTLKIPMVQGRNFSQDFPSDTAQSVLVNETFVKEAGWKNPIGQTVNFFSSNKTYQVVGVVKDYHFNTLHESIKPQLFTCDPKRSSFAQLSIKIKPTDIPSTLKFIEKTFKKLRPTQPYIYDFKDQSNQKQYEKEAKWKQIISFSAILIIFISCIGLFGLATLSAEKRTKEIGIRKVLGASALAIVSMLTKDFLKLVLASVVFAFPLAWWAANKFLESYPYRIQISTWMFATVLVLLVLITILTISYQAFKSALANPVKSLRTE, from the coding sequence ATGTTTCAAAACTACGTCAAAATCGCCATCCGAAACCTCTTGCACAACAAGGTGTTTTCGTTTATCAACATTGCTGGGCTGAGTATTGGTTTGGCTTGCTGTATGTTGATTGTACTTTATACCAAAGACGAAATCAGTTACGACCGTTTCCATAAAAACGTCGACCAGATTTATAGAATTACTTCTACCGAAATATCTCCAGATGGTAAAGTAGATAAATATGGCATTACAGGAATGATGCCCGGGCCAACTTTTAAAGCACAATTGCCAGAAATTGAAAATTTCGTTCGTCTGCAAGGTGAATCTTACAACATCAAAAAAGGCAACGAAGTATTGGTACAAGATGCCTTGAAAGTTGATAGTTCGTTCTTTTCAATTTTTACTTTTGATTTTGTAGAAGGTTCACCCAAAACGGCTTTGAAAGACCCACAATCAGTTGTGATTTCGGAAGAAGTAGCCGAAAAATACTTTGGGAAAGTATCAGCTTTGGGCAAAACTTTGTCTATCAATTATGATGATACTTTTCAGCCTTTTACCGTGGCTGGAGTAACCAAAAAGTCACCGCAAAATTCATCCATCAAAATAGATTTATTAATGCCTTTTCATCGTGAAAAAAGCCATGATGACCAATGGATTAATTTCTATTTAAACACTATTGTAAAGCTAAAACCATCCGCAAACCCAAAAGCTTTAGAGGCTAAATTTGCCAGTATTTACGCCCAAGAAGCCAAAGGTCAGTTAATCGAAGCCAAAGAAAAATGGAATTTTCAAAGTACTATTCAATACGGTTTACAGCCTTTTGTGGATGTGCATCTTTCAACGGAATTTAGAGCAGCCAATGGCTTAAAAGACGACAGTGACCCGATGTACTCGTATGTTTTGATGGGGCTTGCTGTATTTTTATTGGTAATTGCTTGTATCAATTTTATTAATCTTACGGTAGCTCGCTCTGTGAAACGAGGAAAAGAAATTGGTATCAGAAAAGTAGTTGGGGGCGACCGCAAACAGTTGATTTTCCAGTTTATGGGCGAGTCTTTTGTGTTGAGTCTTGTTGCTTTTTTATTGGCAATTTTTCTGGTAGAACTCTCTTTGCCGATTTTCAATACTCTGGCTAATAAAGCCCTTTCAATGAAATATCTTTTTGATTTTCAGTTAATTGCTTCGTATTTCTTGCTCTTCCTTTTTACAGGATTTTTGGCGGGAATTTATCCTTCGTTAGTACTTTCAAGTTTCAGCCCTGTTGATACACTTTATGGTCGATTTAAGTTTTCAAAAGGAAGTTTCTTGCAAAAAAGCTTAGTTGTTTTTCAGTTTTCATTGGCGGCTTTTATGATGATGGCAACGCTTGTGCTTTATACGCAATTTGATTTTATGGTCAAGCAAGATTTGGGTTATGACGATAAAAATATGGTAGATGTATCAACGGGCAGGATGACTTTGAGCGAAACCCATACTTTCAAACAAGAGCTATTACAAAATCCGTCGATTGAGAAAGTTGCCCCACGACAAAGCGGTTCTTGGAGGACTATTGCCAAAGTTAATGGTAAACAAGAAATTCTTTTTGCCATTGATGTAGTAGATGAAGACTATCTTCCTACGCTAAAAATCCCGATGGTTCAAGGCAGAAATTTCTCTCAAGATTTTCCTTCAGATACCGCTCAGTCTGTTTTAGTAAACGAAACTTTTGTAAAAGAAGCAGGCTGGAAAAATCCAATCGGGCAAACGGTAAACTTTTTTTCAAGTAATAAAACGTATCAGGTAGTAGGTGTGGTGAAAGATTATCATTTCAATACTTTGCATGAAAGTATCAAACCTCAACTATTTACTTGTGATCCCAAAAGGTCTTCTTTTGCTCAATTGAGTATTAAAATTAAACCGACGGATATTCCAAGTACTTTAAAATTCATTGAAAAAACCTTCAAGAAACTACGCCCAACGCAGCCTTATATCTATGATTTTAAAGACCAAAGTAACCAAAAACAATATGAAAAAGAGGCAAAATGGAAGCAAATTATCAGTTTTTCGGCCATACTTATCATCTTTATTTCGTGCATAGGTCTTTTTGGTTTGGCAACACTTTCAGCCGAAAAGCGTACCAAAGAAATCGGTATCAGAAAAGTATTAGGAGCAAGTGCCTTAGCCATCGTATCAATGCTGACGAAAGATTTCTTAAAATTAGTGTTGGCTTCGGTAGTTTTTGCTTTTCCATTAGCTTGGTGGGCTGCTAATAAATTCTTAGAAAGCTATCCATATCGTATTCAAATAAGTACTTGGATGTTCGCTACGGTATTAGTGCTTTTGGTTTTGATAACCATTCTAACTATAAGTTATCAAGCCTTTAAATCTGCTTTGGCAAATCCCGTGAAGAGTTTGAGGACTGAGTAA
- a CDS encoding ABC transporter permease, translating to MLQNYLKIALRNLWRNKLYSTLNIGGLATGLAAALLIFLFVSHEFSYDQFHQKADRIYRILSVTKYGEQTVQTTAMNAKLGEMLKQSNPEIEDFVRINKMDNPTFKSSSHPDIKFKEEKLAFADPAFFNIFSFKTLEGNFKTALKNPFSLVISEKVAKKYFSNENPIGKTLLLEGKKPFIVTGVFAQMPSNSTFQFEIITSIATYPKLDEERQHIWEKAGSFETFVLLNQQASVAKVEKSIAKVGKLTGFFDETSTYSLEQFDKIHNGSSFSDHQNTKFAYIFSGVAILILLLALFNYMSLTTARATIRAKEVGVRKVVGAERLGLVKQFYIEAFVYCFFSFVLAFLLLELFRQPFYDILGLQVDTAFMKSPLFMGIIAMIFILSILLSGSYTSLFLSKFSPIQVLKGKFSSQQNGAVIRKGFLIFQFSVSVVLIICTIVVQKQLDFMRNMDLGLTKDQVLVIPIEESPASKITALKNEFNQIAGIKGVSSISTPLYKGMNMWFTNSIISKKEVSLFAISADENFFKTVDLKWKKPPIDNKNLDSKIYLNEIAAEQLELGKNPVGKSVFLGSKPSIVGGIMKDFHFTGVKSKIEPLMISVSVPKATETLYGSIYLRLDSKVDVQAKVAQVQQLYEKYPTEKPFEFYFLDEAFQKTFSDEIRMSKMFFSFTSIAILIACLGLFGLITFLAEQKDKEIGIRKVLGASVNNIVFLLSKDFLGLVFLANFIAIPLAWWAMQKWLQDFVFRISLTWEVFLLASITSIVLAFVTVSYQAIKSAVANPIKSLRNE from the coding sequence ATGCTGCAAAACTATCTAAAAATTGCCCTCAGAAATTTGTGGAGAAACAAACTCTATTCTACTTTAAATATTGGCGGATTGGCTACTGGACTTGCAGCTGCGTTGCTTATTTTTTTGTTTGTTTCTCACGAATTTAGCTACGACCAATTCCATCAAAAAGCAGATAGAATTTATAGAATTTTATCCGTAACAAAGTATGGCGAACAAACCGTTCAGACAACCGCCATGAATGCCAAATTGGGCGAAATGCTGAAACAGAGCAATCCTGAGATTGAAGATTTTGTACGCATTAATAAGATGGATAATCCTACTTTCAAGAGCAGTAGTCATCCAGACATTAAATTTAAAGAAGAAAAACTCGCTTTTGCTGACCCTGCTTTTTTTAACATTTTTTCATTCAAAACCTTAGAAGGAAATTTTAAGACTGCCTTAAAAAACCCTTTTAGCTTGGTTATTTCTGAGAAGGTAGCAAAAAAATACTTTAGCAACGAAAATCCGATTGGTAAAACCTTACTTTTAGAAGGCAAAAAGCCTTTTATTGTTACAGGTGTGTTTGCACAAATGCCTTCCAATTCAACTTTCCAGTTTGAAATCATAACTTCAATAGCTACTTATCCAAAATTGGATGAAGAACGCCAGCATATTTGGGAAAAAGCGGGGTCATTTGAAACCTTTGTGTTGCTCAATCAACAAGCTTCTGTGGCAAAAGTAGAAAAGTCGATTGCTAAAGTTGGAAAACTCACGGGGTTTTTTGATGAAACTTCAACCTATTCGTTAGAACAATTTGATAAAATTCATAATGGCAGTAGTTTTTCAGACCACCAGAATACAAAGTTTGCTTATATTTTTTCGGGTGTAGCCATCTTGATACTCCTTTTGGCACTTTTCAATTATATGAGTCTGACAACGGCACGAGCTACAATTAGGGCCAAAGAAGTAGGTGTAAGAAAAGTAGTTGGTGCTGAAAGACTTGGTTTGGTAAAGCAATTTTACATCGAAGCCTTTGTGTATTGCTTTTTTTCTTTTGTGTTGGCTTTCTTGCTATTAGAGCTATTCCGTCAGCCTTTCTATGATATTTTGGGCTTACAAGTCGATACTGCTTTTATGAAAAGTCCGCTTTTTATGGGCATTATTGCTATGATTTTCATCCTGAGTATTTTATTATCAGGTAGTTATACTTCTCTGTTTCTCTCAAAATTCAGCCCGATACAAGTATTGAAAGGCAAGTTTTCAAGCCAACAAAATGGTGCAGTTATCCGCAAAGGCTTTTTGATTTTCCAGTTTTCTGTTTCTGTGGTGTTGATAATCTGTACAATCGTTGTACAGAAACAATTGGATTTTATGCGAAATATGGATTTGGGCTTAACCAAAGACCAAGTTTTGGTAATTCCCATTGAAGAAAGTCCTGCTTCAAAAATCACCGCACTTAAAAATGAATTTAATCAAATAGCAGGCATCAAAGGTGTTTCGAGCATTTCAACTCCTTTATACAAAGGCATGAACATGTGGTTCACGAATTCAATTATATCTAAAAAGGAGGTTTCCCTTTTTGCTATCTCAGCCGACGAAAATTTCTTTAAAACAGTTGATTTAAAATGGAAAAAACCACCTATTGACAACAAAAATCTTGATTCAAAAATATATCTTAACGAAATAGCCGCCGAACAACTGGAATTGGGCAAAAATCCCGTAGGGAAATCGGTGTTCTTAGGCAGCAAACCCAGTATTGTGGGTGGTATTATGAAAGATTTTCATTTTACAGGCGTAAAGTCGAAAATTGAACCTTTGATGATTTCCGTCTCTGTACCAAAGGCTACTGAAACTTTGTATGGAAGTATTTATTTACGTTTAGACTCAAAAGTAGATGTACAAGCCAAAGTAGCACAAGTACAACAACTGTATGAAAAATATCCAACCGAAAAGCCTTTTGAATTTTACTTTTTAGACGAAGCTTTTCAGAAAACTTTCAGCGACGAAATCAGAATGTCTAAAATGTTTTTCAGCTTTACAAGCATCGCCATTCTCATCGCTTGTTTGGGTTTATTTGGCTTAATTACTTTCTTGGCAGAACAAAAAGACAAAGAAATCGGTATCCGCAAGGTATTAGGAGCAAGTGTAAATAACATCGTTTTTTTACTTTCAAAAGACTTTTTAGGCTTGGTGTTTTTAGCCAATTTCATTGCTATTCCATTGGCTTGGTGGGCTATGCAAAAGTGGTTGCAAGATTTCGTTTTCAGAATCTCGCTTACTTGGGAAGTATTCTTATTGGCAAGTATTACAAGTATTGTTTTAGCTTTTGTTACGGTGAGTTATCAAGCTATTAAATCGGCAGTAGCAAACCCAATCAAAAGCCTTCGTAACGAATAA